A segment of the Agrobacterium tumefaciens genome:
GTCTCCTTCACCGACAATTGCGTTGTCGGCATCGAGGCCCGCGAAGACAACATCAAGAAGGGCGTTGAAAACTCCCTGATGCTCGTCACGGCGCTGAACAGCAAGCTCGGCTACGACATCTGCGCCAAGATCGCCAAGACCGCACACAAGAACGGCACAACGCTGCGCGACGAAGCCGTCGGCGGCGGTTACCTCACCAACGAGGAATTCGACCAGTACGTTCGCCCGGAAAACATGATCGGCCCGAAATAAGCCGATCGCGATTTTCACTGACAGTCAGGAACGGGCCTTCGGGCCCGTTTTTTTGTTGGGTGGATAGAAAGAGTTTGCTCCCCTCCCCAATGACCGATTTGATTCTGAGCCGGGTGCGATCAGGGGCTCGTCTCAAGGCGCAGGCGCGTCGTGGCCTGACTACGTCCGTAGCACCGCAAGGGTGATTTCATGGAGCGCGGTATGATGGCAGACCTCGGGCCATTTCGTTCAGCCCATCAAACCGGAGAAGCACCCTCAAACAAAAAGGGCCGCTTTCGCGGCCCTTTCGAATTCTTAAACCAGACGGCTCTGCTCGAGCGCCGCTTCAACGAAGCTGGCGAACAGAGGGTGTGGATCGAGCGGACGGCTCTTCAGTTCCGGGTGGTACTGAACGCCGATGAACCACGGATGGTCAGGGTATTCCACCGTCTCAGGCAGAACGCCGTCCGGTGACATGCCCGAGAACACCAGGCCGCAGTTTTCCAGGCGATCCTTGTAGTCCACGTTCACTTCGTAACGGTGGCGGTGACGCTCGGAAATATCGGTCGAACCGTAGATTTCGGCAATCTTGGTGTCTTTCTTGAGCGATGCCTTGTACGCGCCAAGACGCATCGTTCCGCCGAGATCACCCTTCGCGTTGCGCTTCTCCAGCTCATTGCCCTTCACCCATTCGGTCATCAGACCGACAACAGGCTCCTGCGTCGGACCGAATTCGGTCGACGAGGCTTTTTCGATACCGGCGAGATGACGGGCTGCTTCGACGACAGCCATCTGCATGCCGAAGCAGATGCCGAAGTAAGGCACCTTGCGCTCACGGGCGAACTGCGCCGCCATGATCTTGCCTTCGGAACCGCGCTCGCCGAAACCACCGGGAACGAGGATCGCATTGACCTTTTCCAGATAAGGCGCCGGATCTTCCTTTTCGAAGACTTCCGATTCGATCCACTCAAGCTTGACCTTGACGCGGTTGGCGATGCCACCGTGATGCAGCGCTTCGATCAGCGACTTATAGGCATCCTTAAGACCGGTATATTTGCCGACGATGGCAATGGTCACTTCGCCTTCCGGCGTATGGATGCGGTCGCAAACCTCTTCCCACTGCTCGAGACGCGGCTTCGGTGCAGGCTCGATGCCGAACGCTGCGAGAACCTCGTTGTCGAGACCTTCCTTGTGGTAGGCCATCGGCACGTCGTAGATGTTGGCAACGTCGAGCGCCTGGATAACGGCCGATTCGCGCACGTTGCAGAACAACGAAAGCTTGCGGCGTTCCGCTTCCGGGATTTCCCGGTCTGCGCGCACCAGAAGAATGTCAGGGTGAATACCCAGTGCCTGCAGTTCCTTGACGGAGTGCTGGGTCGGCTTGGTCTTCAGCTCGCCTGCAGCCGGAATGTACGGCATCAGGGTCAGGTGAAGATAGATCGCCGTGCCGCGTGGCAGGTCGTTACCGAGCTGACGGATCGCCTCCATGAACGGCATCGCTTCGATGTCACCCACGGTACCGCCGATTTCGCAGATGACGAAGTCGTAGTCGTCATTGCCCTCGATCACGAAATCCTTGATTTCGTTGGTCACGTGCGGGATCACCTGAACGGTCGCGCCGAGATAGTCGCCGCGGCGTTCCTTGTCGATGATGTTCTTGTAGATGCGGCCAGTGGTGATGTTGTCGGTCTTGGTCGCCGAACGCCCTGTAAAGCGTTCATAATGGCCAAGATCGAGGTCCGTCTCGGCACCGTCATCCGTCACAAACACTTCACCGTGCTGTGTCGGGCTCATTGTGCCGGGATCGACGTTCAAATAGGGGTCGAGTTTACGAAGTCGCACCCGATAACCACGGGACTGCAACAACGCTCCGAGTGCTGCGGCCGCAATGCCCTTTCCAAGAGAGGAGACCACGCCGCCTGTGATGAATACATATCGCGCCATGGGATTCACCGGATACCTTTTTACCTTTGATTCCGCCAGCCCAAAATTCATGCTTTTGCAAATTCGCTGTTGACGAACGTGCAGTTCCACTGGCCGGAATGCGAACAAAAGAAAACCGGCAGGCTTTTGGCCTGCCGGAGCGTTAAACTTGAACCGGGCTTACTGTCCGGTCGGAACTGCGTTCGGGTCCGCCTGCTGAGCGGGAGCCGCCGGGGCTGGTGCCGGAGCGGCTGCGCCACCAGCGGCCGGAGCCTGGCTGGTAGAAGGAACGCCGTTGTCGGCCGGAGCCGGTGTTGCTGGCGTCGTGGCCGCCGGGCCGAGCGTATCGAGAATGCCGTTACCCTGACCCTGCGTGGCCGGAATACGGTTCAGGATATCGGTCGGGCGTGCTTCGTAGCGGGTCAGAAGACCAAGACCGAGCGAGGTGATGAAGAACAGCGCGGCAAGAATGCCGGTCGTCCGCGTCAGCGCATTGGCCGTTCCCCGTGCGGACATGAAGCCCGAACCGCCGCCGATACCAAGGCCGCCGCCTTCAGAACGCTGGATCAGAACGACGCCAACCAGCGCCAACACGATCATGAGGTGAATAACAATCAAAACGGTCTGCATGACAATCCATTCCATGCCCCGAAAGGAGCACCATAAAGAAGGTTTTGCGGCTCTTTACATGAGGTAGCGGCTTATTCCAAGCCCCCGTGACAGGAAACCGTGTTTCAAGCCGTCAGTTGCTCGTATGCCGCATAGATGGAAAGGAAGTCCGACGCTTTCAAGCTCGCCCCACCGATCAATGCACCATCGACGTTTTCGACGCCCATCAATTCGAGCGCATTGGACGGCTTTACCGAGCCGCCATAAAGGATTCGCATCTTGGCGCCTTCGCCACCGAAGCGCTTGACGAGTTCGTCGCGCATGAAGGCGTGTGCCTCGCGCACATCCTGAACGGTCGGCGTCAGGCCGGTGCCGATGGCCCAGACCGGCTCATAGGCGATGACAGTATTTTGCGCCGTCGCGCCATCCGGAAGCGAACCGGCAAGCTGGCGCTTCAGGATATCGAGCGTCTGGCCCGCCTTGCGCTCATCTGCCGTCTCGCCGATGCAGACGATGGCAACCAGTTCGGCCGCATGTGCAGCCTCTGCCTTGACGCGCACCAGATGGTCGGTCTCCGCATGGTCGGTGCGACGCTCGGAATGGCCGACGATGACATGGGTACCAAAGCAATCGGCAATCATCTCGGCGGAAATATCACCGGTATGGGCACCCGAAGCATTCTGATGGCAATCCTGCGCGCCGATCAGCAGCGGGCTATCGTCGCAAAGCGCGGTCGCTACGTAAAGCAGCGTCGAAGGCGGGCAGATCAGTGCGTCCACTTTTCCGGACAGAGCCCCCTTGACGCCTTCGGCCATGGCCTTGATCTGATCGAGGGATGAACGGGTGCCGTTCATCTTCCAGTTTCCGGCAACGAGCGGTCGAACATTCGGCGTCATGCGTATCTATTCCTCTGCTGAAACGGGGTCAACGCCACCCTGGCAGCGTTACCCCTCTCCCCTTGCCCCGATCGCGGTTCGCCCTGCGACGGACAGCCTTAAAAACTCCGACACTCCCTTTAGCCGCAGCCAGTGGCAATTGGTATAAAAAAGCGCCGGTTTGGTTCAGAACCGTGGTTAATTTTGCCGAAATCACGCAAGTTTCATCGATAACGGCAATAAAACCCCCGTCAACGGCTCAAAATCCAATTCAGCACCGTCCGCCAGTCGGTCATGCGGACCGGCGTTCCATGCCCCCCGGTCTGGAAAACCGAAAACCGCGCCGGTTGCCCGGCCTTGAGCATGGTGCGGAAAATCGTTGCCTGCTGATCGGCTGAATAGACCTTGTCGACGCTGCCATGGGTAAACCACACCGGCTTCTTTGCCCTGGCAAAAGCGCTCTTCGGGAATTCGGGATCGACCGCACCGCCAAGAATGGCCATGCCCTTGAGATCGGCAACGGCAGTGGCGTCGCGGCTGATGCCGTAGCAGATGAAGCTGCCCATCGAGGCACAGGTGAGAATGACCGGCTTGCCCCCGGAACTGCGCTTTGCATCGGCAATCAGCGCGGCAACATCTGCGACACCCTGCGCATCGAAAGAGCGGACGCTCGGCACATAATAGGTGCCGCCATTGGCAGCGGCTAGGTTCTTCAGCCGGTTGAAATTGCCGCCGAAGGTATAATCGTTCATGCCAAGTCGCCGGTCGCCACCGCGCCCGTGGATGAAGATGACAGTGAAGGCCTGCCCGGAGGCCGGCCCGACACGTCCTACCTCGACTGCCCTGCCCCCGGCCGTGACGGTTTCGAGCGCCTGCACCCTCTTGATACCCATATCGACATATTGCCGTTTCACGCGTCGCTCGGGCACCTCGTCGCGGCCGTTGATATCGCGCATTTCGTCGTAGTCGAGAACTTCCGAAGCTCCGCCGTCGGCGGTGGAAAGCACCGTCTGCCCCGAGAACAGATCGTCCTTGAAAGGCTTGAGCGGCCCGCCCGATGTCTGCGCGGCGACCGGCATCACCGCAACAGTCAGGCAAAAAAGAGTACAAAACGTGAAATGAGCTGTGGACATGCCTTGCTGAACCGTTCCATTAGTTGGCCTGAGACTTGCCATCGCGACGGCGGCGGCGCAATCCTCCTGTTGCGAAACCCTGACATATTCAGTCGTGCAGGAGGCCTCGCCTTTGGCCGACCGGGCGGATTGTCGCGTTTCGCGCTATACTCGCGCCGATTCGCATGGCGAAATTCTGACGACACGATAAGACTTGAACCTTGGGCACGATGGACGACAGCAACGATCTTTTCTCCGGTCTACCGGCAGCACGGCGCGATGAAACGGAAACGCAGGGCGAACCGGCGCAGCCTGCAAACGCCAATACGCAGCCGAAGCCCGCAGCCGTGACACCTGTTGCCGCGCCGGCCGCGACATCCGTTGCGCCGCCCGTCTCATCATCCGGTGACGACTACGGCGCATCCTCGATCCGCGTGCTCGAAGGCCTGGAGCCGGTGCGTATGCGCCCCGGCATGTATATTGGCGGCACCGATGAAAAGGCGCTGCACCATCTGTTTGCTGAAGTCATCGACAACTCGATGGACGAAGCCGTTGCCGGTCACGCCAATTTCATCGAGGTTCATCTCGATGCCGAGGGTTTCCTGACGGTCAGCGACAACGGTCGCGGTATTCCGGTGGAAAACCACCCACAGGTTCCCGGCAAGTCGACGCTTGAAGTCATCATGACCAAGCTGCACGCCGGCGGCAAATTCGACGGCAAGGCCTATGAAACCTCCGGCGGTCTGCACGGCGTCGGCGTCTCCGTCGTCAACGCGCTGTCCGACCTGCTGGAAGTGGAAGTCGCCCGTAACCGCAAGCTCTATCGTCAGCGCTTTTCACGCGGCCTGCCGCTTGGACCGCTGGAAGAGCTCGGTGACGTGCACAACCGTCGTGGCACGCGCGTTCGCTTCCATCCCGATCCGGAAATTTTCGGACCGCACGCCAAGTTCGAAGCTGCCCGCATTTTCCGCATGGCGCGCTCGAAGGCCTATCTGTTTGGCGGTGTTGAAATCCGCTGGAGCTGCGATCCAGGCCTCGTCCAGCAGGGCGGTGAAATTCCGGAAAAGGCGGTTTTCCATTTCCCTGGCGGTCTGAAGGATTATCTGTCCGCCACGCTTGGCAAGGAATTCACCGTCACCCGCGAAATCTTTTCGGGCCGCACCGAAAAGACCGGCGGCCATGGCGCACTTGAATGGGCGGTCACCTGGTATGGCGGCGACACGCAGCTACATTCCTATTGTAACACCATCCCGACGCCCGAAGGCGGCACCCACGAAGCCGGCCTGCGCATTGCGCTGACCAAGGGCCTCAAGAACTATGCGGAGATGACGCAGAACAAGCGCGCCAAGGAGATCACCACCGATGACGTGATGATTTCCGCCGTCGGCATGCTGTCCGTCTTCATTCGCGAACCGGAATTCGTCGGGCAGACCAAGGACAAGCTTGCGACCGTCGAGGCGCAGCGTATCGTCGAAAACGCCCTGCGCGACCCCTTCGACCATTACCTCACCGGCAACCCGGCGGAAGCCGACAAGCTGCTGGAATGGGTGATCGAGCGCGCCGAAGAGCGTCTTCGCCGCCGCAAGGAAAAGGAAGTCAACCGCAAGACGGCCGTGCGCAAGCTGCGCCTGCCCGGCAAGCTGGCGGACTGCGCCCAGAACACCGCCGAAGGTGCTGAACTGTTCATCGTCGAGGGCGACTCGGCTGGCGGTTCGGCCAAGCAGGCGCGTAACCGCGCCAATCAGGCCATTCTGCCGCTGCGCGGCAAGATCCTCAACGTCGGTAGCGCCAGCCGTGAGAAGCTCTCTGCCAACCAGCAGATTGCCGATCTCATTCAGGCGCTCGGTTGCGGCACGCGCACAAAATATCGCGAAGAAGATCTGCGTTACGAACGCATCATCATCATGACCGATGCCGACGTCGATGGCGCACATATCGCATCGCTGCTGATCACCTTCTTCTATCAGGAAATGCCGGAACTGATCCGCGGCAACCATCTCTATCTCGCGGTACCGCCGCTCTACGTTATCCGTCAGGGCGCGAAGACAGCCTATGCCCGCGACGACGCCCACCGCGCCGAACTGATGGAAACGACCTTCAAGGGCCGCAAGGTCGAAATCGGTCGCTTCAAAGGCCTTGGCGAGATGATGGCCGCACAGTTGAAGGAAACCACCATGGACCCGGCAAAGCGCACGCTACTGCGCGTCGAGATCGATGATGTGGATTTCGAAGGCACCCGCGAAGCGGTTGATAACCTGATGGGAACCAAGGCCGACGCCCGTTTCCGCTTCATCCAGGAACGCGCCGCCTTCGCCGAAAACCTGGATATCTGACGCTTGAGCGCAGAGCCATTCGAGCGGCCCGTTCTGCGGGCCGCAATTTTACTTCCCCTTACGTGAACGCTTTATCCTCTCGCGCGTTTTCGCCCGGCCTGATACTGTCGGGGCGGGAGCAAAAAAAGACGTGACTGCAATCTGGGTCGTCATAGCCATTCTGTCGCTGGTCCTCGGGTCCAGCCTTTTTGTCGTTGTCAGCAAACAGCTCGAAAAAACCAGTCCGAAGCGCCCTTCCCGCGCCTTGCCGGTGCATGAAAACCGCACACCGCTCGACCGTCACTGGCAGGTGATACGCAACGGACGCAATGAGCGAAATGCGCTCTGCCTCCTGCAATCCAACCTCGATGCCTTTGCAGTGCGCGTTGCCACGGCACGCGCCGCCGGACGCAGCCTCGACCTGATGTATTATATGTGGAACGCCGATCTGGCCGGTCGGCTGATGATGCGGGAAATCGTCGCCGCCGCCGACCGTGGCGTTCGCGTGCGCCTTCTTCTCGACGATCTCGGGGTATCGATCTCCGACCGCGTTTTCCATGCCATCGACCGGCATCCGAATATCGATCTCAGGCTGTTCAATCCGACGAGGGCACGCGAAAACGCCCTGCATCGTGGCATCGAACTTCTGCTGCGCTTCGGCAGCGTCAATCGTCGCATGCACAACAAGGCATGGATTGCCGATGGACGCGTCGCAATCGTCGGTGGCCGCAACATTGGTGACGCCTATTTCGACGCGGCAGAGCAGGCCAATTTCCGCGATTTCGACATTCTGGGTTTCGGCAAGGTTGTCGAGGATGCCTCGCTGATCTTCGACGACTACTGGAACAGCGCCGCAGCCGTGCCGGTTCGTTCTCTTCTGGCGCGTCGGCCGAACAAGCTCGCCAGATTGCGCCGCGACCTTGCCGCCCTTCCGAAGAGCGATGCGGCCAAGCCCTATCTGGCCCGTGTCGAAAAACAATATGACAACGGCAACTTCCTGATGTCCGACCGGCTGCATTGGGTCGATGCCGCCGACGTGCTGGCAGATCCGCCTGAGAAGGCTACGGGAAAACGGCGCCAGGGTCACAATTTCCTGATGGAGACGCTTCTGCCACTGCTGGAAGCCGCACAGCAGAAGCTGCACATCACCTCCCCCTATTTCATTCCCGGCAAGCAGGGCGTCGCGACCTTCTCCGGACTGGCAAAGGACGGGGTCTGCGTCAACATCCTGACCAATTCGCTGGGAGCAACGGATGTCGCCGCCGTTCACGGCGGTTATGCCCGTTATCGCAAGCCGCTTCTGGCCGGTGGTGTCATCCTTCACGAGTTGCGCCCACGCGCCGACCACCAGCCGCTGTCGCTGCGTGGTTCGGGTCAGGCGAGCCTCCACACCAAGGCCTTCACCCGGGATGGAGAAACCGGTTTCGTCGGCTCGCTGAACTTCGATCCACGGTCCATGTCACTGAATACGGAAATGGGCGTGCTTTTCTCCTCGCCTGCCCTTGTCGAGATGATGGATGCCGTCTTCTGCGAGGAAACCAACAGCTCCATGAGCTTTCAGCTCGAAATGACCAGGGGCAACCGCATCGTCTGGTCATGCACGGAAAAAGGCGAACCGAGGCGTTACAGCAGCGAGCCGAACGCCCCGCCGGCACGCCGGCTGATTGCCTGGGTCATGGGCCTGCTGCCGCTGGAATCGCAGCTCTGACGATGAAAGGTGACGTCAGGCGGCTGCGGCCTTCGCACCCGCCTTGGCAAGCTGGATCTGCACCAGCGTGTCGAGGTTCTGGTTGACGCGGCAATAGAACTCCTCATCGATGAACGGCCGCAGCATGAAGTCGTTGCCGCCAGCCTTGAGGAAACGCGCCGATAGCAGCCGGTTGGTCGAAGACGACACACCGATGATGCGCAGCTCGTGCGATCCGCGCATGGTGCGTATGCGGCGCGTCAGCTCGAAACCGTCGATATCGGGCATGTTGTAGTCGGTGACAACAAGGCCGATATCCGGATTGGCCTTGAGGATTTCGAGTGCCTTTGCACCGCTGTCGGCAAGGCTGACGCGGAAATTGTAGCGCTTGAGGCGGCTGGACAACAAGGCACGCGCCGTCGGGCTGTCATCGACGATCAGCACGTGGTGACGATGATTGGTCAGGAACCGGCAGACGGATTCCGTCAGCATGTCGACGGCGAAAATATTGTCCTTGAGAATGTAGTCGACCACGTTCTTGGCGATCAGCGTTTCGCGGGTCGCCTCGTGGAAGGTGCTGGTAAAAACGATGGTCGGGATCGACAGGTCGATCAGATATTCGAGCGCCTCGCCGTTTTCCGCACCCGGCAGATTGATGTTGGAAATCGCCAGAGTCACCGGATCGGAGGAGCGCTCGTAGCACTCCTGCAACTCCTCGAACGAGCGGCAGATTTCGACGGTGACACCCAGCAGCTCTCTCAGCCGCATGCTCACCATCTGGGTAAAGACATTGGTGTCTTCCGCCAGCAGAATACGATTGTTCGTAAAAGGTACGCCGGAATATTGCATTCCGGTAATTCCGAGAAAGTTCATGTGCCCCAAGCCCCCGTCTTTTCACGGGAAAAATAGCCGGGACCATTTGCCGAATGATTAATCGCATTTTTGCCGCGCAACGAGTTTGCGGACATGCTTACTCAAAAGAAAATACGGCCCCGAAGGGCCGTATCCATCGTGTTCGAATGAGGTGCCGGTCAGCCACGCAAAGCCACGTTGTCGGTATCGAACGGGCTCTCCTGCACGACCTCGGCATCGTAGAGAACGCCGAGAATACGCACCTTGAGTTTGGTGCCGATGGCAGCATGTGCAGGTGCCAGCATGGCAAGCGCCACCGACTTGTTGATACGCCAGCCGAAACCGCCGCTTGTGACGCGTCCCACCAGTTCGCCGCTTTCGTCGTAGATCGCTTCCGACCCACGCGCATCGACATCGCTATTGCCTGAAACGATCAACGTCGAGAAGATCCATTTGACGCCTGCCTCCTTGTAGGCCACCAGCGCATCGCGGCCGATAAAGGATTTTTCGGGGCGCAGGAAACGGTCGAGACCGGACTCATAGGCGTTGTATTCCACCGAAAGCTCACGCCCCATGTTGCGGTAGGACTTTTCGACAGCCATCGACACCATCGCCCGGATGCCGAATGGCTTGATGCCGAATTCAGCCCCCGCCTCCATCAACCGGTCGAAGATGTAATTCTGCATTTCGATCGGGTGGTGCAGTTCCCAGCCGAGTTCACCGACAAAATTGACGCGCAAGGCATGAGCGGTGGCGACACCGACGGAAATCTGCTTTGCCGTCAGCCACGGGAAATCCTTGTTTTCAAGACTGGTACGCGTCAGCTTCTTCAGAAGATCACGCGACTTCGGCCCTGCCAGCACCAGCACCCCGTATTTCTGGGTAATGGGCTGCAGCACGACCGATCCGTCACCCGGCAGCAGCCGGAACAGCGTATCGTGGTCATGGGACTCCAGACCGCCCGCCGAAACCAGGTAGAAACGGCCCGGTGCCCATTCGTAGACGGTGAACTCCGCCTTTACGCCACCATTCGGCGTCAGAAGATGCGTCAGCGCGATACGGCCGCGCTTCTTCGGCACCGTATTGGCGAGAATGCTGTCCAGCCAGGCGCGAGCGCCCGGACCCGAAACTTCCATTTTGGCGAAAGCCGACATGTCGAGCACGCCGACATTCTGGTGAACGTTCTTCACCTCGTTGCCGACATGCTCGAAATAGTTTGAGCGGCGGAACGACCACTTTTCAACGAAACGGCCATCATCCAGCGCTGGCGCGTAGTTGTGGCTGGTGATGACATCGACGCCAACACCCTTTTCGCTCTCCGGCAACTCGTAGCCTTCGGGCGCATACCAGTTGGCGCGTTCCCAGCCATAGACGGAACCGAACACACCACCAAGTTTCTTCAGGCGGTCGTAAACCGGTGTCGTCTTCAGCGGCCGGGCCGCCGAACGCTCCTCATCCGGGTAGTGCATGGTGAAGACGTTGGCATAGGCCTCCTCATTTTTGGCAATGAGATAGCCTTCCGTTGCGTAAGGTCCGAAGCGTCGTGGATCGACACCCATCAGATCGAGCGTCGGCTCCCCATCGACAATCCATTCGGCAAGCTGCCAGCCGGCACCACCGGCAGCAGTGATGCCGAAGGAGTGGCCCTCGTTCAGCCAGAAGTTCTTGAGCCCCGGCGCCGGACCGACAATCGGGTTGCCATCCGGCGTATAGGCGATCGCGCCATTATAGACCTTCTTGATGCCAACCTCGCCAAAGGCCGGAACGCGCACCATCGCCGCCTCGATATGCGGCATCAGGCGGTCGAGTTCTTCCTGGAACAGTTCGTATTCGCTGTCGTCGGAGGGGCCGTCGACATAACAGACCGGCGCACCAACTTCGTATGGGCCAAGGATCAGGCCACCGGCCTCCTCGCGCATGTACCAGGCGGAATCGGATTCGCGCAGCACGCCCATTTCCGGCAGGCCCTGCTTGCGACGTTCCAGAATGGCCGGATGCGGTTCCGTGACGATATACTGATGCTCCACCGGAATGACGGGGATATTGATGCCGACCATCTCGCCTGTCTTGCGGGCAAAGGAGCCGGTACAGGAGATGATATGCTCGGCGATGATCTCGCCCTTATCCGTTGTCACCTTCCAGTGACCGTCTTCAAGCTGTTCGATGCCGGTGACTGAGGTGTTGCGGTAAATGGTGGCGCCGCGATCACGCGCCCCCTTGGCCAGCGCCTGCGTCAGATCGGCAGGCTGGATGTAACCGTCGTCGGGATGCTGGATGGCGCCGAGAAGCCCTTCCGTCTCGCAGAGCGGCCAGACTTCCTTGATCTGCTCGGGGGTGAGGATATTGACCTTGATGCCGATGGTTTCGGCAATGCCGGCATAATACATATATTCGTCCCAGCGATCTTTGGTCCGGGCGAGACGAATGTTGGAGACTTTCGCAAAACCGACATTCATGCCGGTTTCTTCCTGAAGCTCCTCATAGAACTTCACCGAGTATTTGTGGATCTGGCCGACCGAGTAGCTCATGTTGAACAGCGGCAAGAGGCCCGCCGCATGCCATGTCGAGCCGGATGTCAGTTCCTTGCGCTCGATCAGAACGCTGTCGCTCCAGCCCTTTCTGGCAAGATGATAGAGCGTCGACACGCCAACAACGCCGC
Coding sequences within it:
- a CDS encoding CTP synthase translates to MNPMARYVFITGGVVSSLGKGIAAAALGALLQSRGYRVRLRKLDPYLNVDPGTMSPTQHGEVFVTDDGAETDLDLGHYERFTGRSATKTDNITTGRIYKNIIDKERRGDYLGATVQVIPHVTNEIKDFVIEGNDDYDFVICEIGGTVGDIEAMPFMEAIRQLGNDLPRGTAIYLHLTLMPYIPAAGELKTKPTQHSVKELQALGIHPDILLVRADREIPEAERRKLSLFCNVRESAVIQALDVANIYDVPMAYHKEGLDNEVLAAFGIEPAPKPRLEQWEEVCDRIHTPEGEVTIAIVGKYTGLKDAYKSLIEALHHGGIANRVKVKLEWIESEVFEKEDPAPYLEKVNAILVPGGFGERGSEGKIMAAQFARERKVPYFGICFGMQMAVVEAARHLAGIEKASSTEFGPTQEPVVGLMTEWVKGNELEKRNAKGDLGGTMRLGAYKASLKKDTKIAEIYGSTDISERHRHRYEVNVDYKDRLENCGLVFSGMSPDGVLPETVEYPDHPWFIGVQYHPELKSRPLDPHPLFASFVEAALEQSRLV
- the secG gene encoding preprotein translocase subunit SecG → MQTVLIVIHLMIVLALVGVVLIQRSEGGGLGIGGGSGFMSARGTANALTRTTGILAALFFITSLGLGLLTRYEARPTDILNRIPATQGQGNGILDTLGPAATTPATPAPADNGVPSTSQAPAAGGAAAPAPAPAAPAQQADPNAVPTGQ
- a CDS encoding triose-phosphate isomerase is translated as MTPNVRPLVAGNWKMNGTRSSLDQIKAMAEGVKGALSGKVDALICPPSTLLYVATALCDDSPLLIGAQDCHQNASGAHTGDISAEMIADCFGTHVIVGHSERRTDHAETDHLVRVKAEAAHAAELVAIVCIGETADERKAGQTLDILKRQLAGSLPDGATAQNTVIAYEPVWAIGTGLTPTVQDVREAHAFMRDELVKRFGGEGAKMRILYGGSVKPSNALELMGVENVDGALIGGASLKASDFLSIYAAYEQLTA
- a CDS encoding alpha/beta hydrolase, which codes for MSTAHFTFCTLFCLTVAVMPVAAQTSGGPLKPFKDDLFSGQTVLSTADGGASEVLDYDEMRDINGRDEVPERRVKRQYVDMGIKRVQALETVTAGGRAVEVGRVGPASGQAFTVIFIHGRGGDRRLGMNDYTFGGNFNRLKNLAAANGGTYYVPSVRSFDAQGVADVAALIADAKRSSGGKPVILTCASMGSFICYGISRDATAVADLKGMAILGGAVDPEFPKSAFARAKKPVWFTHGSVDKVYSADQQATIFRTMLKAGQPARFSVFQTGGHGTPVRMTDWRTVLNWILSR
- the parE gene encoding DNA topoisomerase IV subunit B encodes the protein MDDSNDLFSGLPAARRDETETQGEPAQPANANTQPKPAAVTPVAAPAATSVAPPVSSSGDDYGASSIRVLEGLEPVRMRPGMYIGGTDEKALHHLFAEVIDNSMDEAVAGHANFIEVHLDAEGFLTVSDNGRGIPVENHPQVPGKSTLEVIMTKLHAGGKFDGKAYETSGGLHGVGVSVVNALSDLLEVEVARNRKLYRQRFSRGLPLGPLEELGDVHNRRGTRVRFHPDPEIFGPHAKFEAARIFRMARSKAYLFGGVEIRWSCDPGLVQQGGEIPEKAVFHFPGGLKDYLSATLGKEFTVTREIFSGRTEKTGGHGALEWAVTWYGGDTQLHSYCNTIPTPEGGTHEAGLRIALTKGLKNYAEMTQNKRAKEITTDDVMISAVGMLSVFIREPEFVGQTKDKLATVEAQRIVENALRDPFDHYLTGNPAEADKLLEWVIERAEERLRRRKEKEVNRKTAVRKLRLPGKLADCAQNTAEGAELFIVEGDSAGGSAKQARNRANQAILPLRGKILNVGSASREKLSANQQIADLIQALGCGTRTKYREEDLRYERIIIMTDADVDGAHIASLLITFFYQEMPELIRGNHLYLAVPPLYVIRQGAKTAYARDDAHRAELMETTFKGRKVEIGRFKGLGEMMAAQLKETTMDPAKRTLLRVEIDDVDFEGTREAVDNLMGTKADARFRFIQERAAFAENLDI
- a CDS encoding phospholipase D family protein, which codes for MTAIWVVIAILSLVLGSSLFVVVSKQLEKTSPKRPSRALPVHENRTPLDRHWQVIRNGRNERNALCLLQSNLDAFAVRVATARAAGRSLDLMYYMWNADLAGRLMMREIVAAADRGVRVRLLLDDLGVSISDRVFHAIDRHPNIDLRLFNPTRARENALHRGIELLLRFGSVNRRMHNKAWIADGRVAIVGGRNIGDAYFDAAEQANFRDFDILGFGKVVEDASLIFDDYWNSAAAVPVRSLLARRPNKLARLRRDLAALPKSDAAKPYLARVEKQYDNGNFLMSDRLHWVDAADVLADPPEKATGKRRQGHNFLMETLLPLLEAAQQKLHITSPYFIPGKQGVATFSGLAKDGVCVNILTNSLGATDVAAVHGGYARYRKPLLAGGVILHELRPRADHQPLSLRGSGQASLHTKAFTRDGETGFVGSLNFDPRSMSLNTEMGVLFSSPALVEMMDAVFCEETNSSMSFQLEMTRGNRIVWSCTEKGEPRRYSSEPNAPPARRLIAWVMGLLPLESQL
- a CDS encoding response regulator → MNFLGITGMQYSGVPFTNNRILLAEDTNVFTQMVSMRLRELLGVTVEICRSFEELQECYERSSDPVTLAISNINLPGAENGEALEYLIDLSIPTIVFTSTFHEATRETLIAKNVVDYILKDNIFAVDMLTESVCRFLTNHRHHVLIVDDSPTARALLSSRLKRYNFRVSLADSGAKALEILKANPDIGLVVTDYNMPDIDGFELTRRIRTMRGSHELRIIGVSSSTNRLLSARFLKAGGNDFMLRPFIDEEFYCRVNQNLDTLVQIQLAKAGAKAAAA